TGCTATTCTTGACTCCTGAATATGTATAGGTCCTATTTCTGGGACACGCTTTTTCCGTTACCACCCTAAAATAAAAGCTATGCTCCCGCCCATCCTTGGCATTTTCCTTGTTTAAGACAAAGTAATTTTTCTGATTCAAGGCCATGGTGCGTAGGATGTCATCAATCAAGAAAGTCAGAGGTACATTCATGGCAGAGTATTTTTGAAAATCCTCTTCAAAACGAATATAGTCATCTGAAAAATAATCCATCTGCAGTTTGTTTTCATACAGCTCTTTTCTAGTCATAAACTCCCTCCTCCCACAGCCGAATTTCTAGGATATCTGCAACCTCTATCAACCTATATCCCTCGTTTGTCCTAATAGATAGAGTCTGAGGTGATAACTCTTTCACCACACCGATGATAGTCGCCTTCTGCCTCTTTTCCTTAACCACAAAGAATCCCTTTAGCTGGCTAATATAAAGCTGAGAAAGCAAGTGCAACTTCTCATCTGGAGTCAAATCCGTCGAAAAATCAACACGGCTTTTTTCTTCACTGAGCGAACTGGTGTGTTCTGAAAGGTAAAATCCCATCCACTTCTGCATACCTGGATCTTGATAATATCGCGCAGATTGAAAGGGTAAATAAGAACGATCAATCATTTTAATCCATCTAATCCTCCAGCAGAATGTCCCCCAATCAGCTTGCTTCTAGCAAGACTCCTAGAGGCTTCTTCCAGTGCATTGGCTCTTAAAAGGGAAGTGAAACCAAATTGTTCCCGAATGGAGTCAATGGCCGTCTGGAGCCTTTCTTCTTTTTCTAACTTGTCAACATCATCAAAGAGAGATATCAAACCAAAGTACTCATCCACAAATCCTGAATAGTTAACTCCGACACTTCTGACCGCTCCAGAAGTGTATTTGTTATGAAATAACTTCAAAACATAATTCGTTAAGACAGCTGTATTATTGGTCGGTTCGACCTTCATTTGTGTGTGAATAGACGACCTGACCTCCTGTTTAGAGAAACCGACATAGATAGAGACAAGGGTTGTTTTCTTGCCAGACCTTCTCAATCTAATAGCCACCTGCTCCGCCATTTCTCGAAGAATAATTTCAATATCCCGTAGCTTCACGTAGTCTCTCGGCAAGATTTGAGAATTCCCCAAGCCCTTGGATTTGGCTTTATAGGGCTTATGAACATTGCTCTCATCAATCCCGTTGGCATGAAACCACAAACGCAGACCAGCCTGACCCAGAACTTTCTTTAGCTGGTCGGGATTGCTGGTTGCCAATTCCTTGATGGAAAAAATCCCCAGAGCATGCAAGCGTTTCTCCATCCGCCTGCCAATTCCCCAAAAGTCGGTCATCTTGGGAATGGACCAGACCTTCTCTTCCACATCCTGGTAAGACCAGTTGGCCCTCATGGTCGGAGTGTGCTTGGCCTCATTATCCAGAGCCAACTTGGCCAGTAAAGGATTGGCATTTGACATGCCCACTGTAGAGTAGATTCCTGTCTGCCTCCAAATATCCCTCTGAATACGGGCAGAAAGCATATCCAGCTTGTTTTTGCGAGAGAGACTCTTATCTGGGATGAAATAGTTGAGCGAACTAGTCAGGTCAATAAAGCCCTCATCGATAGAGTAAGGATAAATATCATCTGGACTGCCATAGTTTTGAAAGATTCTCTGGATTTCCATATTGACTGCGATGTACTCATCCATCCTGGGTGGCACAATCAAGGTCACTTGAGCCCAATCTTCGATGTAGCGAACATAGTCTGAGTTGGTAGGTAGCCCTTGCTTTCGAGCATTGTAATAGGAAAATTTTCGCGTTTTGATATCAAAAGGCAAATCATAGGCCCGACCAACATTTGACTGGCCAAAAATCTTCTTAAACATGGGAGAGGAGGCTAGGATAAGACCAGTTGAGTTATCCGCGCGACTCATGACACAAAGCGAGGTTTTCA
The Streptococcus toyakuensis genome window above contains:
- a CDS encoding Y-family DNA polymerase, translating into MGYFDYSREPKSDIAFVDMKSFYASVECVKRGLHPLKTSLCVMSRADNSTGLILASSPMFKKIFGQSNVGRAYDLPFDIKTRKFSYYNARKQGLPTNSDYVRYIEDWAQVTLIVPPRMDEYIAVNMEIQRIFQNYGSPDDIYPYSIDEGFIDLTSSLNYFIPDKSLSRKNKLDMLSARIQRDIWRQTGIYSTVGMSNANPLLAKLALDNEAKHTPTMRANWSYQDVEEKVWSIPKMTDFWGIGRRMEKRLHALGIFSIKELATSNPDQLKKVLGQAGLRLWFHANGIDESNVHKPYKAKSKGLGNSQILPRDYVKLRDIEIILREMAEQVAIRLRRSGKKTTLVSIYVGFSKQEVRSSIHTQMKVEPTNNTAVLTNYVLKLFHNKYTSGAVRSVGVNYSGFVDEYFGLISLFDDVDKLEKEERLQTAIDSIREQFGFTSLLRANALEEASRSLARSKLIGGHSAGGLDGLK
- a CDS encoding DUF5960 family protein; this encodes MTRKELYENKLQMDYFSDDYIRFEEDFQKYSAMNVPLTFLIDDILRTMALNQKNYFVLNKENAKDGREHSFYFRVVTEKACPRNRTYTYSGVKNSSQ